GCAGCTCATCGCCCGGCGCAGCGGCCGGTTCTTGCCCACCACCGGGTCTTCCATGTTGAACCCGAACCAGTAGTTGTCCGGCTGCTCCTGGACGACCAGTTCGATTCCCTTCCGAGCCAGTTCGGGGCTGAGCTTGCGTTCCGGCGTGATCGCCTGGTTGAAGAAGTCCTTGGGAATGCCCGCCGAGTCGATCTTGCCCTTCATGAACGAGAGCCACAGCGGCTGATCCTCTTCGATAATCGTGTAGACCAGCGCGTCGACCAGCGGCAGCGGTTTGCCCGCGTCCTCGAGCAGGCCCGCTTCATCGTCGCCCGGCTCGCCCTCGGTGGGATAGAATTCCTCGCGGTAGTTGGGGTTGCGGACCAGGACGATCTTGGAGCCCCGCTTCCAGCTCTTGAGGGTGAACGCCCCCGTTCCGACGGTGACGTTCTGGATCTGGTCGCCGTAGAACTCGACGGCTTCGCGGGCCATCGGGGCCGACGGCAGGTGGGCGAGGGTGTAGAGAAAATACGGACACGGACGCTTGAGGGTGATCCGCAGCGTATGGTCGTCGACGGCCTTGAGGCCTTCGACCGGCTGCGAGTAGTCCACCTGGTCGGCCGACGCGACGGTCTGGGTGTACTGGCGGAACTCGTCGAGGCCGACGATCTTGTCCTCGAGGAACGGCCAGTTGCGGCTGAGGTATTTAACGTTGGCAATCCGCTTCCAGGCGTAGACGAAGTCGTGGGCGGTCAGGAGCCGGCCCTTGCCGCCGGGAAAGCACGGGTCGTCGACGAACCGCACGTCCGGACGGAGCCTGATCGTGTAGGTCAGCCGGTCCTCGCTGATTTCCGGCATCGCCGCGGCCAGGCCCGGCTCCAGCTCGTACGGCCGTTTCAGGTAGCTGTACTGATAGAGGCACTCGTAGCACTGGCTGCCGACCGCCGAACTGGTGGTATCGCCGATGTCGCCCGGGTCCAGCCCGCGCACCTTCGCGCCCAGCGCCAGGTACCGGACCTTCTTGCCCGGCCCGTCAATATCGTCCGACCTGCCACGTCCGCAGCCGCCCAACATCAATGCGGCAGAAACGGCGACGCCGAATATCCCGATCCACTGCTTCATCTATATCACCCTTATCGCAAACTGTGGACACACCTCGGCGCAATACCCGCACAGGATGCACCGTTTTGGGTCGACTTCAGCCCGCTGCCCGCCCATCGTCATCGCGCCCTGATCGCACCGTTCGGCGCACGCCCCGCACCGTTTGCACATGAAGTTCACGAAGACCCGGCGGTCGCGGTGGGCGGCCTCATCGAGGGCCTGCCGGCTGATCTCCAGTTGTCCGTCGGAGAAGATGGCGGCGTTGAGTTCCACCTCCTGCACCGTCTTGACTCCGACGCACACGCTGTCGACGAACTCCAGACCTCGCACGAAGTTGAGGGCCTCGACCGCTTCCTTGCGCAGCAGGCCGCCGGCCAGCGGCTTCATCGCGTAGATTCCGACGCCCGCCCGGTGCACTTCGGCCAGCACCTCGGATTGGCGGCTCAGCGACCCGTCGGCGATGCCCAGGCCGCGGCGATTGATCACCGGCATCAGCACGTCGATCCGGTCCGCGTTGGCCAGGGCCGCTTCGCAGCCGGCGATGGTGTGGGTCGAAAAACCCACCGCCCGGATCCGCCCGTCCCGCTTCAGTTCCAGCAGCCGATCCAGGACCGGCCGCCGGGCCTCGAAGGCGTCGGCGCTTTCGACCTGGTGCATCAGCATGATCTCGACGGTCTGCCGGCCCAGCCCGGTGAAGGTCTCGGCAAGCTGGGGCTCGGCCTCCTCGATCGTCGCAGCGGAGATCTTGGTGGCGATCGTCACGTCGGCGAGGCGCTGACCCAAGCCCAGCCGGACGTGCTCGTCCGTCCGGTACCGATGGGCCGTATCGAAGAAGTCGATTCCCATCGCCAGGGCCTTCTGGAACACCGGCTCGGTTGACTCCGGCGGGATGCCCGCCTGAAGATAGCTCATGGTCAGCGTCCCGAGGCACAGCTCGCTGACCTCGAGGCCGGTTCGACCCAGCGTGTTGCGCTTCAGTACGTTCATGGCTCCTCGAAATCGATGCGGACCCAACTCCCGCTTTCAGTTCCCGCGTTCGCAAGGGCAATTATAGGCAACGGACCGCCGATCAACAACCGGCCGGACTCCTGACGTCGGCCGGATAACCGCCAGCGGCAAGACAAACGGGACTTGCGGTGCCGGCCGCAAGTCCCGTAGGTTTCCTCAAGCGCCGACCAACCGGACGGTCACCACAGGAAGAAGTCGAGGTCGCTCCACCGGTTGCCGTTGAAGTTCCACTCGTTGGCCTCGTGTTCGGCGTCCGTCGCCCAGTAGGCCCAGTCCCGGAGGCTCTTGATGTCGCGCGACCAGTTCCCGAGTTGGCCGTAGTTGCCATTGCCCCAGACCAACAGGCGGCGCGAGACATGAACGGCCAGGCTGTGCTCGTAGCCGGCGGCAATGCTCAGCACCCCGGCCAGCGCATTGTCACTTTCGGGATCATAGACGCCGAACGGAGTGACCGCAACCGGCAGATCCCGCGACCCGCCGCCGCCCGACAGGGACGCCGGCGAGAGCCACCGGCCCTGTCTGAGCCCGAGGATCTGCGATCCGCCGTTTCCGCCGAGCGTGATGGTGGCGGTCCGGCTGTCGGACAGGAGATCCGTGGCGGCGGCCTGCACGACGACCGTGGCGCCGTTGGTCCCGCTCGCCGTACCGATGCTGATCCAGGGACTGGCCGACGAGGCGGTCCAGTTCAGATCCTCGCCACCGTTGTTCCAGATGTAGAGATTCCGCGACGTGGTCACCGGCGCCCCGACGATCTCCTGGGTGACAAGCTTGGACAGCTTGGATTCGTACGATTCGATCTGCCATTCGGCATAGACTCTGGGATCGTCGGTGGGAGCGGCCTGCAGGAGCGCGATCTCCTGGGGCGAGTTCGCGGCGTCCGCCGCGCTGATCGACAGCGTCGCATCGGAGCGGGCGATGATCTCGCCCGGATTCTCCGGATCGTTGGGCTGGTCGTTCGCGGCAAATCCCAACGTGATGATTCCGGGCGTCGAGCCTTCCGCGCCCGAGGTGATCTGCACCCATTTGTCCTCTTCGGCGGTGCCGCCCGGCCAGACGATTTCCGCCGTGTACGCCAGGTGATGACTTCCCAACTCGTACACCCGCAGAGAGCGGCTTGCCGCTTCATCCGGCAGGTAGAACGTGCTGACATTCGGCGCCACCGCGATCAACGCGTCAAACTCCGAAGGCCCGGTGTACGTGTGAACGAAGCCGAGCTGACCCTTACTCCCGGCCCCCCAGCTCCAGAGCTGGTACTCTTCCGCGGCGCCGCTGCCGACGGACTCCAGGGCCAGCGAGTGGAAACTGCCCGCCGCCACCTGCACGATGAACCGACTGGCGAAATCGCCCGTCTGGGGGTCCACTAAAGCATCCGGATCGTTCGGATCGTACTTGTAGTGCTGCGTCACCGGCACCGGAATTGAGCTCAGGGCAATGCCGGGGGGCTCATGCTCAGGGCCGAACACGCCCAACTGGCCCTGCTCATTGTTGCCACACGCCCAGACCGTGCCGTCCGCCAGGGCGGCCACCGTGTGGGTGTTGCCGCCGTCGACCGACACGACCGCCTGTCCGCCGGTGTTGACCAGCCGCGGCAACTTGCTGCCCGGCAGAAACTCGGGACTGGTGAAGCCCAGGCCCAACTGACCCTTCGAGTTCCCGCCCCACGTGTACAGGGCGCCCTCGATGATGGCCATGCTGTGGTACCAGCCGCCGGTGATGTACGTCACCACGCCCAGCGATCCGAGGTTGGTCAGACCGCCCGGATCGCGGACCCAGACGGCTCCGTAGTGCTGGACGGTCCCGCCGTCGCCAAGCTGGCCCCGGTCGTTGCGGCCCCAACTCCAGACCCGTCCCGCCGTATCGACGGCGAACGAGTGCCAAGCGCCGGCGCCGACGATCACGACGTTCGTCAGCGGCTGACCGGTGTCCTCGCGGATCACCTGGACCGGCGATGGACGCGTGGTAAACGTCCCGTCGCCGCACTGACCGTAGTCGTTCAGGCCCCAGCACCAGACGTTCCCGTCGGCATCGACCGCCACGTTGTGGAACCCACCGGCCGCCGCGGCGAGCACGCCGGTCAGGAATCCCACTCCGCCTTCGCCCTTGACCTGCGTCATCTCGGGGAACATC
This region of Phycisphaerae bacterium genomic DNA includes:
- a CDS encoding 4Fe-4S binding protein, whose protein sequence is MNVLKRNTLGRTGLEVSELCLGTLTMSYLQAGIPPESTEPVFQKALAMGIDFFDTAHRYRTDEHVRLGLGQRLADVTIATKISAATIEEAEPQLAETFTGLGRQTVEIMLMHQVESADAFEARRPVLDRLLELKRDGRIRAVGFSTHTIAGCEAALANADRIDVLMPVINRRGLGIADGSLSRQSEVLAEVHRAGVGIYAMKPLAGGLLRKEAVEALNFVRGLEFVDSVCVGVKTVQEVELNAAIFSDGQLEISRQALDEAAHRDRRVFVNFMCKRCGACAERCDQGAMTMGGQRAEVDPKRCILCGYCAEVCPQFAIRVI